The region CTCCTTTCTTCGCAGGGAGAAAAGGCCGGGGTAAAACACCCGGCCAGTGGTCTCCCACTTCTCTTCCCTAAACTCCTGCCTCTTCGGGCAGCACCAGCGGGACACTTCTCACATACAGCACATCCGGGTCCAGGTCGGCCCCGTTGTCGCCCTGCTATACCCACTACCTGCCACTGCTCAAGCAAAAACCAAACTATGTGCTGCATACTCTGCCTTTCCGGCAGCAAAAAATACGAATACTTACGGAACCGCCCCTAAGCCTTCCCGGAAGTTTAAAAACCCGCAAACCCTTGATTTTACGGGCTTGCGGGTTTTATCCTGGTGCGCCTGGCAGGAATCGAACCTGCGCAAGACCCGGCTCCGGAGGCCGGCGCTCTATCCGCTGAGCTACAGGCGCATTTAAACAGCTGCACATGTTATTATATCAAAACCACGAAAAAATGCAATAGTAAATTCTTTTACATAATATGGACCATACCGGCCCCCTTTACGGCAAATCCAACCGGGCTATAATTGATTTCAGCGTCCGGGCGGAATGATGTAAAGCTTCTTCCTCCTGGGGAGCCAGGGGCACGGCCAGCACCCGCACCCGGCCCGTCCGGTTTACAATGGAAGGGAGGCTGAGACAAACGCCAGTGATCCCGTATTCGCCATCCACCAGGCCGGATACTGTGAGGATGGAGTTTTCATCCCTTAAGATGCTTTCGCAAATTCGTTTCACCGCCAGGCCAATGGCATAACAAGTGGCCCCCTTCCGGGCGATAACCTCATAGGCCGCATCCCTCACCCGGCGGGTGATTTCATCGGGATTGAGGCAGGGAACACCGCGCCAGCAGCAGAACTCCTGCACCGGAATGCCGGCAATGTTGGCCAGGCTCCACAGGGGTACTTCCGTATCTCCGTGTTCCCCGACCACATAGGCATGAATGTTCCGGGGTTCCACCTGGCAGAATTGACTGAGCAGATAGCGGAAACGGGAGCTGTCCAGGACCGTGCCGGAACCGATTACCCGGTTGGGAGGCAGGTTGGTCAAACGCAACGCCGCGTAGGTAAGGATATCCACCGGATTGGTCACCATCAGGAGTACACCGTCCCCCTCCATAGGCATGAGGCGGGGTAGAGTATCCTTCAGGATGGCAAAATTACGCTGTACCAGGTCCAGGCGCGTTTCGCCGGGCTTCTGGTTGACCCCGGCGCAAAAGATGATGATATCGGCATCGCGGCAGTCCTCATATTCGCCGGCGTAAATGCGAATGGGTTTGATGAACGAAGCACCGTGGGCCAGGTCCATGGCCTCCCCCTCGGCCCGCTCCCGGTTGCTATCCACCAGCACCAGTTCGCTGACCAGGCCGCTCATCATCACCGCGTAGGCGGTGGCGGACCCGACCGCACCAACTCCCACCACTGCTATTTTGCGCTTATCATTTACAGGCATCCGCTTCCCCTCCCCCCTTATTCTCCCCCCTTCCAGAAAAAAATTATCCCCAATATCTTCTGGGGAGCATTTACTTCATCCACTCATAGCCGGTATCGCCAGGGACTATCTTATTTTCTCCCCACACTGCATGATGCACATTCCGGGCGCATTTTTTCCCGGGGAAAAACATGTACTAAAGCCGGTCTTCCTGAACCGGAAGCCCTTTGAATACAGTCAAAAAGCTGTTCTTTCGTGCGGGGCAAGGGTAAACCCTCAGGAAGCCATCCCCTGCGGCTCAGTTGCTCATGGATCTCCACCAGCCAGGGACGGGTTAAATCACTCTGTTTCAAAAGCCGCTCATCGCGAAAAACCTCTTCGGGCAAACCTTCCCCCACCACGGTGCCGCGGCTCATCACAAACACATAATCGGCCCAGGAATAGGCCAGGTCCACATCGTGGGTGGCCAGGATAACGGTAGTACCCTGCTGGTTGATGCGGTCAAATAGTTCCATTACCTGGGCAGTATGTACGGGGTCCAGCCCGGCGGTAGGTTCATCGCAGATCAGCACACTGGGCTCCATGGCCAGAACACCGGCCAGGCAGACCCTTTTTTTCTGGCCGTAGCTTAAAAGGTGGGTGGGCCTGTCCCTGAGGTCGGCAATTTCCGTGGCCGCCATGGCGTTTTCCACGCGGCGGGCCACCTCCTCCTCGGGCAGCCCCAAATTTAAAGGGCCAAAAGAAATTTCCTGGACCACGCTGGCCGAGAAAAGCTGGGTATCTGGGTCCTGAAAAACAATGCCCACATTTTTACGCAACTGCATCAGCGAACGGTGATCGTACCGCACTTCCCGGCCAGCAAACAACACCCGGCCCCGCCCCGGGCGCAGGATGCCGTTAAAGTGAAGGAAAATGGTGGTCTTCCCGGCCCCATTGGAACCCAGCACCGCCACCTTCCTTCCTTTTTCAATGGCCATAGTGGCTCCCCGCAGGGCGGTCGTACCATCGGAATAGACAAAATGAATATCACGGGCTTCCAGAATAAATTCCTTCAAACAGGCCACCTCCAGCTCACCAGAACCAGAACCAGCAGGATAAAATCTACAAGGGCAATAAGGGCCAGATTTTTCCTGGATACCGGGCGGGGGTCTTCCCACATCCTTATCTCTCCCGTATAACCCCTGGCCAAAAGGGCGGTGAAAAGGGCCTGGGAGCGGTAACATGACTTGACAAAAAGGTTGGATACCAGTTGAGCCAGGGAACGATAGGACGCCTCCAGACTGGCATAGCCACAGCGTGAGGTCTGGGAAATGTACATTCTACCGGCTGTTTCCATGATTACGAAGATAAAACGGTAGACCAGGCCCATCAATTCAATTAATAAGGCAGGCACCTTTAACCGGCGCAGGACAGAAATGATCTCCACCATGGGGGTGGTTAGAGATAAAAAGTAAAGGCAGGATACGGCCCCCAGAGATTTGGTAAAGAGCAGGCCGGCATGATAAAGGCCCGGTATGGTTACACCCAGGGTGATCCCCCAGATAACGAGCCCGTACACAGCCGGGTCGGGTTCCCGGGAGATGGTCAGGGTGATGGCCAGCAACCCGGCCACCAGAAAACCCAGGGGCAGCAGCAAAAGTTTGAAGTAAAAGCGGGCCGGTATGCGGGCACCCAGGATTATGGCCGCCGCCGTCAGACCGGTGATCAGGGCAGGTACCAGTATGCTTGAAGCCGCCAGGCAGATGCCCATGGTAAGCATGGCAAAGGCAAATTTTTCTCCGGGATGAACATGGCGCAGGCTGCTGGTATATGCATACTGGTCAATTTTAAACACCAGTATCTCTCTCCTCTAACAACTCCCCGGTTTGCTTTTGCTTGACGTGGTTCCCTCTCCATCCGCGGTAGAATCCTATGAAATAGCCGATAAATCCGGCACCCAGCGCTGCCTGCAGGGCAAAGAGCAAGCTTTCGATTTCTCCGCTGGGTGGCTCCCACACGGATTCAAACCACGGCTGGTAATCTGGGTGTAATTCTCCAATGATTTTCTCTGCCTGGCCATCGGCACCCCCAAATTCAGCATTTTTATTCACCACCAGGGGAAAGACAGCCAGCACCAGGACAATGAAAATCAAAAACAGGTTTTTCACACCAGTTCTCATCCTTATACCTCCCGGGATAATACTCGTAATTGTTCCAGTTCACGGCGGTTGTGAGCAACCAGGAAGTTAAAAACAATGATGGTGAGAATCCCCTCGCTGATGGCCAGCGGCACCTGGGTTATCGCAAAGATACCCATGAACTTAACCATGGCTGCTACCACCCCGCCATGGGAAGCGGGAAAGGCCAGAGCCAATTGTATGGATGTGGTAACATAGGTTAACAGATCTCCTAAAAAGGCAGCCACAAATACCGAAAGCCACCGGGGCATGGCCAGCCTCTGGCCCAACCGGAAAAGAACATAGGCCGCCAGGGGGCCCACCACCGCCATGGAAAAGGTGTTGGCCCCCAGCGTGGTTAAACCACCGTGAGCCAGCAGGACTGCCTGAAAGAGCAATACGATGCAGCCCAATACGCTCATAGCCCATGGTCCGAAAAGTATGGCCCCCAGCCCGACGCCGGTGGGATGAGAACAACTGCCGGTAACAGAAGGAAGTTTCAAAGCCGAAAGGACAAAGGCAAAGGCACCAGCCAGCCCCAGGAGCATTTTCACACCTGGGTCAACCTTTACGGCTTTTTGAATGGACAGGATACCTGCAACAAGAAAGGGTAAGGTCAAAACATACCAGAAAAGGCACCACTTTAAGGGAAGAAACCCCTCCATTATGTGCATGGCCCAGGCATTTTGCTGGGGAAAGAACAGGAAAAGAAGAAAGAGAATGGATAAAAGGACCCACGTATTCTTCCTCATAAAAATACCTCCCTTAAGAAATAGGGTCACCCGGCAAACGGCCCGCCCAACCAGTACAAAGAAAACCCCCCGACCCGGTGCCGGGGGGTAATGTAACCGTGTGAACACAAAAAGGACATGCTCCACCGCTCCCCCGGTACAGATAATGAGGAGTGGAATAGGCATGTCCTCTGCTGCCCTCAGGTCATAGCCCCCTCAAGTCACCCAGAGCTTCCTTAAAAAAGTTGAAGGGGCTCCCCGGACAGTGGACCACATCACCCTTTAAGCTTTATCCCTCGGGATAAAGCACCTATTCCTGCAATCTGGCATTTTTAAAAAACTAACAACCCCTGCGTGTCCGGGTGCAGGGGTAAAAGCGTCCATACTCTAACATCTTTCACCTCCCCATGGACCGTAGGTACAAACGGTGAAAAGGAACGGGCAGGTTTCCTGGCTCATGGATCACTGCCCCACCACGCCTTCCCAACCCAGCATTCACCAGCGACATCGGTTAAACCATACTGTTACATTTTCCCTGCTGAACAAGCGTGTCATTGGATATAGCCGCTCATCCTCATCAGTGAGTGCTGGGCCAGTGGCTTTGTGTGGCGGGCTCCCCATTCACAGTGGCGGCACCGCGTCAGATTTTCACTGACTTCCCTCTATCCTTGCCTTTTGCGGCAGGGAGCACCCGTTCACTTTATTCAATTGCCTAAATTATAACACAACAGGTATACGCTGTCCAGAATTTTTCCCGCCCACAAACTGCCAAAACTTCAGTCTCAGAACCCCTTCGCAAAATTGCCGGTAAAAACGGCATTGCCTCCCCGCGCCCCAAAATATGGAAGACCTGGCCTTTTAGCGCAGGTCCTCCAAAGGCTAAATAAAGAGGTTTACATTGGCCTCGTCGGCTTCGGCCAGGTAGGTGGCCACCCCGGCAAACTCCAGGCCGTCGATGAGTTCTTCTTTCCTTATGCCCATCACGTCCATGGACATGGTACAGGCAATCATTCTTATACCCTGCTCCCTGGCTAACCGGATAAGTTCCGGAAGGGGGGTAACATTTTGCTGCTTCATTACGATCTTCATCATTTTTGCACCCAGGCCGCCGAAATTCATCTTCGATATCCCCAGCTTGCCGGCACCCCTGGGCATCATCCAGCCGAACAGCGCCTGCAAAAAACTCTTCTTTACCTTAACCTTCTCCGGCCTTCTCAGGACGTTTAATCCCCAGAAGGTGAAAAACATGGTCACCTCGTCACCCATGGCAGCAGCTCCATTGGCAATGATAAAGGCGGCCATAACCCGGTCAAGATCACCGCTGAAGACGATGATGGTCTTTTTCATGTGCCTGCACCCCCGTGCCTTATTTTAGTTAACCGGCAAGTTGAGGACAAAAGATGTGGAACCGGTGTTTTTCTTCCAGCATAAAGAGGACCTTCATCCTATCCCCCGCAGTAGGCCTGTACCAGGTAGCTGGATATATCCTCCACCTGTATTTCTCCACCGGCTGCTTTTTGCAAATTCACCAGGCAGATCGGGCACATGGTCACCGCCCTGAAAGAAACCTTCTTGATTTGATCCACCCTTTTTTTAGCATTTTCTTTTGCCTTCCTGGGGAACAGAGATTCGGCAGGCCCGCCGCAGCAGAAGGTGAACTTTCCGGAATCCACAGGTTCCCTTAAGTCAATGCCCGCTTTATCCAGCAAAGTTCTCTGCTCCTGCAGCACGTTCTCCTGCCTGGCATATAAACATGAGTCGTGGACGACCGCTTCCAGGCGGAGCTCCTTTCGGGGCTTCAGGTCCCGCTCCACCAGCACTTCCAGGTAGCTTTTTACCTGCAGGTCATATCCTTTGATCAGGTTAGGGTACACGGAACGAAGCATATGGGTGGTGTGGGGGTCAACGGTGATGACCTTTTTGACCCGGTATTTTTTAAAAACATCCATTACTCTACGGGCGTGGGCCTCCAGGACATCGTCCACTCCCAGGTCATAAACAAGCGCCCCCGAGTACAGGTCTTCTTCGTACAAATAACCGAACTCAACTCCCGCCCGCCTTAAAAGCCGTGCGATATTGACCAGTATTCTGCCGCAGGACTCCTGCATGTTTCTGGACGGTACGGCCAGAAGACCCGCTACATTGATAAACCTGTTGATGACCCTTCCTACCTTTACAAAGTCAGCGATCCATGAATCCTCAATCTTTTCCTGGACCTTATTCAACGCCTCGATGTAGGGAATGAGCTGATACATCCTGCCGGTATAAAGGATGGTTTCCCCACCCCTGGTCAGCCCCAGACCCCTGGCCCATGCGCTTGCACTTTTATCCGGAACGGGCAGCACGGATTTTCTAATCCGCAGGTTATCCGCCAGAATGCCCACGGTATCGCCAATCGGTAACGGCATATTACCATTCTCCTTAAATTTTGAAAACTTTCTTATTCATGTAGCAGCGGAGAAAACGCACATTTTCCGCTATATGCACCTGTGCCGGGCAATTAACTTCGCACAGCCTGCACAAAAGGCAGGAATAAATGGTCTCTACATTTTCCAGCACCCTGTCCTTCACGCCCAATAACACGTAGCGGAACAGTTTCCGGGGGAGGAGTTCAATGCCCATGGGGCATACCGCACTGCATACCCCGCAGTTCATACAGGCAGAGGCATCAAACCGGCCAGACC is a window of Desulfofundulus luciae DNA encoding:
- a CDS encoding DsrE/DsrF/DrsH-like family protein, translating into MKKTIIVFSGDLDRVMAAFIIANGAAAMGDEVTMFFTFWGLNVLRRPEKVKVKKSFLQALFGWMMPRGAGKLGISKMNFGGLGAKMMKIVMKQQNVTPLPELIRLAREQGIRMIACTMSMDVMGIRKEELIDGLEFAGVATYLAEADEANVNLFI
- a CDS encoding (Fe-S)-binding protein — translated: MPLPIGDTVGILADNLRIRKSVLPVPDKSASAWARGLGLTRGGETILYTGRMYQLIPYIEALNKVQEKIEDSWIADFVKVGRVINRFINVAGLLAVPSRNMQESCGRILVNIARLLRRAGVEFGYLYEEDLYSGALVYDLGVDDVLEAHARRVMDVFKKYRVKKVITVDPHTTHMLRSVYPNLIKGYDLQVKSYLEVLVERDLKPRKELRLEAVVHDSCLYARQENVLQEQRTLLDKAGIDLREPVDSGKFTFCCGGPAESLFPRKAKENAKKRVDQIKKVSFRAVTMCPICLVNLQKAAGGEIQVEDISSYLVQAYCGG
- a CDS encoding 4Fe-4S dicluster domain-containing protein, whose protein sequence is MALVNPDFVEEVKRSGRFDASACMNCGVCSAVCPMGIELLPRKLFRYVLLGVKDRVLENVETIYSCLLCRLCEVNCPAQVHIAENVRFLRCYMNKKVFKI
- a CDS encoding energy-coupling factor ABC transporter permease, coding for MRKNTWVLLSILFLLFLFFPQQNAWAMHIMEGFLPLKWCLFWYVLTLPFLVAGILSIQKAVKVDPGVKMLLGLAGAFAFVLSALKLPSVTGSCSHPTGVGLGAILFGPWAMSVLGCIVLLFQAVLLAHGGLTTLGANTFSMAVVGPLAAYVLFRLGQRLAMPRWLSVFVAAFLGDLLTYVTTSIQLALAFPASHGGVVAAMVKFMGIFAITQVPLAISEGILTIIVFNFLVAHNRRELEQLRVLSREV
- a CDS encoding energy-coupling factor ABC transporter ATP-binding protein — its product is MKEFILEARDIHFVYSDGTTALRGATMAIEKGRKVAVLGSNGAGKTTIFLHFNGILRPGRGRVLFAGREVRYDHRSLMQLRKNVGIVFQDPDTQLFSASVVQEISFGPLNLGLPEEEVARRVENAMAATEIADLRDRPTHLLSYGQKKRVCLAGVLAMEPSVLICDEPTAGLDPVHTAQVMELFDRINQQGTTVILATHDVDLAYSWADYVFVMSRGTVVGEGLPEEVFRDERLLKQSDLTRPWLVEIHEQLSRRGWLPEGLPLPRTKEQLFDCIQRASGSGRPALVHVFPREKMRPECASCSVGRK
- a CDS encoding energy-coupling factor ABC transporter substrate-binding protein yields the protein MRTGVKNLFLIFIVLVLAVFPLVVNKNAEFGGADGQAEKIIGELHPDYQPWFESVWEPPSGEIESLLFALQAALGAGFIGYFIGFYRGWRGNHVKQKQTGELLEERDTGV
- a CDS encoding L-lactate dehydrogenase; this encodes MPVNDKRKIAVVGVGAVGSATAYAVMMSGLVSELVLVDSNRERAEGEAMDLAHGASFIKPIRIYAGEYEDCRDADIIIFCAGVNQKPGETRLDLVQRNFAILKDTLPRLMPMEGDGVLLMVTNPVDILTYAALRLTNLPPNRVIGSGTVLDSSRFRYLLSQFCQVEPRNIHAYVVGEHGDTEVPLWSLANIAGIPVQEFCCWRGVPCLNPDEITRRVRDAAYEVIARKGATCYAIGLAVKRICESILRDENSILTVSGLVDGEYGITGVCLSLPSIVNRTGRVRVLAVPLAPQEEEALHHSARTLKSIIARLDLP
- the cbiQ gene encoding cobalt ECF transporter T component CbiQ, yielding MFKIDQYAYTSSLRHVHPGEKFAFAMLTMGICLAASSILVPALITGLTAAAIILGARIPARFYFKLLLLPLGFLVAGLLAITLTISREPDPAVYGLVIWGITLGVTIPGLYHAGLLFTKSLGAVSCLYFLSLTTPMVEIISVLRRLKVPALLIELMGLVYRFIFVIMETAGRMYISQTSRCGYASLEASYRSLAQLVSNLFVKSCYRSQALFTALLARGYTGEIRMWEDPRPVSRKNLALIALVDFILLVLVLVSWRWPV